The following proteins come from a genomic window of Legionella cherrii:
- the erpA gene encoding iron-sulfur cluster insertion protein ErpA, whose amino-acid sequence MAAIDISPTTSDIHFSVSAADKVAELIKEEDNFKLNLRVSITGGGCSGFQYGFSFDEEINEDDTVIVQQCSDGVSSVKLLVDSMSYQYLHDAEIDYVQGIQGEQFVIRNPNAKTTCGCGSSFSIDDEDDY is encoded by the coding sequence ATGGCTGCTATTGATATATCCCCTACTACTAGCGATATCCACTTTTCTGTTAGTGCAGCAGACAAAGTGGCTGAACTCATAAAAGAGGAAGATAATTTCAAATTAAATCTACGTGTATCCATTACAGGTGGCGGTTGTTCCGGGTTTCAATATGGATTTAGTTTTGATGAAGAAATCAATGAGGATGATACTGTCATTGTGCAACAATGCTCAGATGGTGTGTCTTCAGTAAAACTTCTTGTTGATTCAATGAGTTACCAATATTTGCATGATGCTGAAATTGATTACGTTCAAGGCATACAAGGTGAACAATTTGTTATTCGTAATCCCAATGCGAAAACTACTTGTGGATGCGGTTCATCATTTAGCATTGATGATGAGGATGATTATTAA
- a CDS encoding L,D-transpeptidase yields the protein MEKQSSILSPLAYSLFILLFAFLFYSSSALANTFVFNPNTLTWKAIDSNGKVVRTGRGSGGRRYCPDIHRGCKTPIGVFTIWSKGGAGCKSSRYPVGKGGSPMPYCMFFTKYYAVHGSYEVPNYNASHGCIRVHPSDAYWLSKNFIKIGTKVVVKPY from the coding sequence ATGGAAAAACAAAGTTCTATCTTATCACCATTAGCTTATTCTTTATTCATTCTACTGTTCGCCTTTCTTTTTTATTCTTCTTCTGCTTTAGCGAATACCTTTGTTTTCAATCCCAACACACTAACTTGGAAAGCGATTGATTCAAACGGAAAAGTAGTACGTACTGGCAGAGGATCTGGAGGTAGACGATATTGTCCAGACATCCATAGAGGATGTAAAACTCCAATAGGCGTATTCACTATATGGAGTAAAGGAGGGGCTGGTTGCAAATCTAGTCGTTACCCGGTAGGAAAAGGGGGATCGCCTATGCCTTATTGTATGTTTTTTACTAAATATTATGCAGTACATGGTTCTTATGAGGTACCAAATTATAATGCGAGCCATGGTTGCATACGTGTGCATCCTAGTGATGCTTACTGGCTCAGTAAGAATTTTATTAAAATAGGAACAAAAGTCGTTGTTAAACCTTACTGA